The Desertibacillus haloalkaliphilus DNA window ACGACAATAGAGAAGTTTATATCGACAGTGTGCCGTTATATACGGTGCAATTGGGAGATTCGCTAGATTCTATTAGTGAAGCGTTCGGAGTTTCAAAAGAGCTCTTAAGAGAACGAAATCAACTATCAGGTGACGAGCTTTTTGCAGGTGAACAACTTCGTGTTGTCATACCAAGGTTGATGAATAATCACCCGGATCTCGAGTTGTTAGCCAAACTGATTCAAGCAGAAGCAGGGAGTGAAAGTTTTCAAGGACAAGTAGCGGTTGCAAATGTTGTCGTAAACCGTAAAAATAGTTCAAGCTTCCCCAATTCAATTGCAGAAGTCATCATGGAACCTAGACAGTTTACGCCGGTAACAAATGGATCGATCAACCATGTCGTACCGTCAGATCAAGCGTATCTTGCTGCACAACAGGCATTGTTAGGAGTCAATTATGTATCAAATGCGCTTTATTTTTTTAATCCAACACGAACGAATGATACGTTTTTAAGAAGTCGGCAACTAGTTACTCATATCGGAAATCACCGCTTTGTTAGATAATATGATAGATCAATCGTTAACAGACGGTTGATCTTTTCTTAGTTGCTCAAGAAAGTTTGAACAAGTGGGACTTGTCGGTTGGGACAATCAAGCCAATGTGTACGTATTGTGGATTGGTATCATCGATCGATGTATTCAGCTTGATATGAATTTTCACCTGCATGAACGGATAGAAGTGTATCTGCATAACCGACGAGACGGTTGACGATTTCATCACATAAACCATATACAAGTGGCAACGCCTTGGGATCATGGAGTGTGGGATTATCAAAGATGATAGTCGTATTGATAAACACTTCCTTGTTGCCAAGTAAATCGTAGTGGATGAATGTCTTCCCAGCTGCGCCACCTGTTTTTGGGTCTTCATACGAGCCAAGAAAGACATACCACTCTTCCGCAGTAGCTGAGCGGAAATTTTTGGTGAAAGACATCTTACGAATCTCATTTGCTATTTTTTCCTTCATTTCAACAGAGGTGATGTCTGTTACTTTGTCCACGTCTTATCCCACCTCCACAAGCGTTTATAGGATGTAGTGTATACATAAAACATGAAATGATACAAAAAGATTCATACATGCTAGTATAGATTTTAATTTTGGGAACAGTAAAAGACAGACAAAGCAATTTTAAAACGCTTCAGTATTGGAGTGAATGTTATGGAGTCTGTCTCATATAGTTTGATTATACTATTAGCGTTGTTGATCGTTTTTTCTGCGTTTTTTTCATCCTCGGAAACAGCTTTCTCAAGTGTAAACAAAATTCGCATGAAAAAATATGCCGAAGAAAATCGCCCTGGAGGTAAATTGGCTTTACGAATATCGGAAAACTTTGATCAAACCATTTCAACAATTCTCGTCGGGAATAACCTTGTTAATATTGCTGGTACAACGATTGCAGCTAAAATCTTTACAGACTTATTCGGGGAAAGCTCAGGGCTTGTGATCAGTACCGTTGTGATGACGATTCTAGTCTTGATTTTTGGAGAAATCCTCCCAAAATCATATGCTAAAGAGAACGCCGAAACGTATGCACTAAAAATCTCAGGTGTGCTGTCCTTTTTAATCAAGGTGCTGTCACCAGTTACTTTTTTATTTGTACGTTTGAAGAATTGGTTGTCGTCCCTTGTTACTTCGAAAGAAAGTGAACCTTCTGTTACCGAAGAGGAACTTAAGGTGATGGTGGAGATTGGTGAAGAGGAAGGAATCATCGATCAACAAGAAAAAGAGCTCGTACACAGTGCGCTAGATTTTAATGATATTATTGTCGGAGAAGTACTTACCCGTCGCATTGATATGGTGGCTATTGAAGTACATGCATCAACTGAGGAGATCAAATCAGTTTTCTTTAAAGAGCGCTTTTCACGAATTCCTGTCTATGAAGGTCATATCGATAATATCATTGGAATTCTGTCTGAACGAGAGTTTTTATCCATGTTAGTAAAAAATGAATCCTTCCAGTTAAAAGACTTGCTACGTGAACCCATGTTTGTTGTCGAATCGTTGCGGATTTCAACGCTTCTGCCTGAGTTGCAAAAACATAAAACTCATATGGCTGTTGTTATTGACGAATTTGGCGGGACAGAAGGCTTGATTACGATGGAAGATATATTAGAGGAAATTGTTGGTGAAATATGGGATGAACATGATGAGAAAAAGCTACTCGTGAAACAGATTGATAATGGTTCATTTATATTTTCTGCTGAAATTGGACTCGATGATTTTAGTCAATTTGTAAGCATACCTTTACCAGACAGTAATTACCATTCATTAGGTGGTTGGATTGTTGAACAATTTGAACGGATACCAACCACTGGTGATCAATTTGAGTATAGCGATGTAACGATTATCATCCACAAAGTTGAAGGTCATCGCATTCGTAGTGTACAAGTAGTTACTGACAAGTAGTGCTCGTGGGTCAGTGGAGCAGGAAATCCATGATTGGAAATAATCACTCAGGATAAAACAAGCTACAACGCTCATGATAAATACTGTTCAGCCCAGAATGAGAGGCTTGAACAAACAAAAGAAGAAGGGGTGCTCCGGCATGAATAGAGGTATTGGAAATTTATTTAATTCAGGTCGAGGGATGCAACAAATGCTTGAAACGGTAGGGATTCGTGAAAAAAATAACAATACAACACGCAACATTATGCTCTCTGTTGTTGGACTTGGGGTAGGGGCAGCTGCTTATACGATGATGCGAGATCGTAATAATAATGCAAACAACATCGATATGCAGCAAATGATTGCACCTGTTCAAAAC harbors:
- a CDS encoding hemolysin family protein, yielding MESVSYSLIILLALLIVFSAFFSSSETAFSSVNKIRMKKYAEENRPGGKLALRISENFDQTISTILVGNNLVNIAGTTIAAKIFTDLFGESSGLVISTVVMTILVLIFGEILPKSYAKENAETYALKISGVLSFLIKVLSPVTFLFVRLKNWLSSLVTSKESEPSVTEEELKVMVEIGEEEGIIDQQEKELVHSALDFNDIIVGEVLTRRIDMVAIEVHASTEEIKSVFFKERFSRIPVYEGHIDNIIGILSEREFLSMLVKNESFQLKDLLREPMFVVESLRISTLLPELQKHKTHMAVVIDEFGGTEGLITMEDILEEIVGEIWDEHDEKKLLVKQIDNGSFIFSAEIGLDDFSQFVSIPLPDSNYHSLGGWIVEQFERIPTTGDQFEYSDVTIIIHKVEGHRIRSVQVVTDK
- a CDS encoding DUF3918 family protein, with protein sequence MNRGIGNLFNSGRGMQQMLETVGIREKNNNTTRNIMLSVVGLGVGAAAYTMMRDRNNNANNIDMQQMIAPVQNAIENVADDVTNENQQ
- a CDS encoding stalk domain-containing protein, producing the protein MTVFIAWSQQSLAANDFRVFVDGDEVRFQEPVFLENGRVYVPLRFIAEYIGATVEWNGDQQRVNMNNQQGDRLRLTINRPQLVMNDRTYMMDVVPRIRHDRTYLPARHVSEFLHANVEWNNDNREVYIDSVPLYTVQLGDSLDSISEAFGVSKELLRERNQLSGDELFAGEQLRVVIPRLMNNHPDLELLAKLIQAEAGSESFQGQVAVANVVVNRKNSSSFPNSIAEVIMEPRQFTPVTNGSINHVVPSDQAYLAAQQALLGVNYVSNALYFFNPTRTNDTFLRSRQLVTHIGNHRFVR